GGAAATGGCCACAGGAACAGCTTTCTGAACAGCGTTGATGTATGCGGTGTCTTTGAGATTGGCAAAGGCAATGCCAAACCTTTCTTTGGCAAGCTCATCCCTGAGTTCATTGATGGCTTTGGTCAGCTCATTCTGTACTTTGATGTACGCCTCATAAGATGTCCCCCGGTCATTTTTGAGGGAAATCACTCCTTTGGAAATCGCAAAATCTCCGAGAGCGGGTATGAATTCCATTTTTTTTTCGGGCAGGTTGGGAAGGTCACCGGGATTTGACAGGAATTCCTTCGCCTCGTCCTTCAGGGTGTTGATATTCCCTTCCCTTCCTTCCACCAGTAGCCTGTCGTTTTTATTGACCAGGATGGTGAATATGTTGCGTTCTTTGATCTCGGGCGGTGTTACCGTTGGATCAATGGGTGGGGGCAATCTTCTGAAAATCCCCGAATCACTGTCCATGTTGGATGCCAGCAGGAAGAAACAAAGAAGCAGAAATGCAATATCAGCTGTGGAGCTTGCATTGATATCAGGTCTGGGGCGACTTTTTCGTGCCATTGTATGGTGGTTTTATTTTCTGAACATATTTAACAGGCTGGTCACAATCAAAGCGACAAAAGTGATACCGACAATGATATAGGTGAAGATCAATCCTGCCCCCACGGTTTTGGACACCTGTGCAGTGGTATTTAACTTCTGAAGCTCTTCGGCCGAAAACACATTTCTGGAGACTGCGTAGGCAATCAATGCTATGACGACAACGCCGGCAATCACCGCAAGAATCTTAAGGAGCTGTTTGGGATTTTTTATCAGCATGAAAAAAGGAAACAGAATGGCAGCAAGGGCAGTAAGGAGCAGAACAATAAGTGTAATGGTAAAGTATGGATTCAGCAGTTGGTTTTTCAATCCCGGATTGATGTCGAAATTTTTACCATAGAAAGCAATGAGCAGGGTAAAAACAGCGCCTATAATAAGAATTGCAATCGAAAGATAGGATGCGATCTTAATTATTTTTTTATCCATGGTCGTTTACTTTTTTGAAAGTTGATGCTTGGTCAGAATGTCGACAAAGGTGATGGAACTGTCTTCCATATCATCTACCAGGCTGTCGATCTTGGAAAGGAAGTAATTATAGAAGACCTGAAGGATGATCGCTACGATAAGACCAAAAACCGTGGTGATCAGGGCGACCTTGATACCCCCTGCAACGATGGTGGGTGAAATATCACCGGCAGCTTCGATGTTGTCAAAAGCCGTGACCATCCCGATGACCGTCCCGAGGAATCCAAGCATGGGAGCGATGGCAATGAAAAGGGATATCCACGACATTCCTTTTTCCAGGCGTCCTGCCAGCACACTCCCGTAGGAAACGATGGATTTCTCAACAATGTCCATTCCTTCATCCACCTTGTCGAGACCCTGGAAAAAAATGCTGGCCACGGGTCCGCGGGTTGTTTTACAAACTTCCTTGGCCCCCTCGATTCCCTTTGTGGCAAGGGTTGTTTCAATCCTGTTCAGAAGTTTCCGCGTATTGGTGGTGGATAAATTCAGATAGATGACCCTTTCAAAACAGATGGCAAGCCCCACGACAAGACACAGGAGGATGAAAGACATGAATCCCGGTCCCCCTTCGATAAACTTTTCCTTCAAGGCCTGGTGCCAGGTGGAGGATGCTGCTGGTTGTGCCTGAAGTGTGGTTTCCGTCTGGGCGGGTGTGGTGGTCTGCGCCTGCATCACATAGGAAAAACCAAGGGTTAACAAACCGACAATGGTTAAAAATACAACTAGTTTTTTCATAGCCAGAGTTTAATTTTTGTAATGATTATTTTCAATATGGTCAAAAATTTAAGTAGTTTCTTGTTTTGCGGAGAGAAAGGGATTCGAACCCTTGATCCCCTTTTGAGGGATACACGCTCTCCAGGCGTGCGCCTTAGACCACTCGGCCACCTCTCCTTTTCATCCGGGAAAAGGCTGCCCTCCCTTCTCCGTTTATTGGGGTGCTAAAATACAAAAAATTAAAATAAATAAAAATTTGTATCTAAAAATCTGTTTTTTTACGATCACATTCTTTTATCCCCGTCTCCAACGGTCATTTCACCGCGAAGCGGCGTATGGAGCAGGATCATCAGCTCCTCGCGCGACATATCTTCGCCCAGCAGGTACATCAGTTTGGCCACCGCCGATTCAGTGGTTATGTCGTACCCGCTGATCACCCCGGCACGGCTGAGGCCGACACTCGTGTGGTACTTTCCCATGATGACGGATCCTCCGTTGCACTGCGTGACATTCATAATGACGATCCCCCGGTCAATGGCTTCCTTCAACCCTGACAGGAGCCACTCATCCGTCGGGGCGTTGCCTGTCCCGAACGTTTCCAGGACCACGGCCTTCAGATCCTCAATGTGCAGGATGGCATCAACAGCCTGACGGTAAATGCCGGGAAATAATTTCAGGATGACCAGGCTGGTGTCCAGTTTCTTGTGAACCTTCAGCGCCTTGAAGTTGGGTTTCTGGATATAATTGGAATGGTACCGGATATGCAGCCCTGCAGTAGCAAGAGCGGGGTAGTTGAAGGAATGGAATGCATTGAAATTCTCTGCGTTGTACTTGTGGGTCCGGTTGCCCCTCAACAGCTGATTTTCAAAATAAATGGCCACTTCGGGCACGATGGCCGTTTCATCTTCATATGCTGAAGCAATTTCGATGGAAGTGATCAGGTTCTCCCGTCCATCGGTCCGGACCTCACCCAGGGGCAGTTGCGATCCGGTCAGGATGACCGGTTTGTTGAGGTTCTCCAGGATAAAACTCAATCCGGAAGCCGAATAGGCCATCGTATCACTGCCGTGGAGGATCACAAACCCGTCGTATTTCTCATAATTCGCCTCGATCACTTCGGCGACCCGGATCCAGTTGCCGGGATTCATGTTCGAGGAATCGATCAGGGGGTCGAACGTGTAGGAATCAATGGCCACCGGAACTTTTTTCAACACGGGGATCTGTTCGTACAGCTGAACAAAATCCACGGGCTTCAGTGCGCCCGTGTCCGGATCCTTCACCATCCCGATGGTGCCTCCGGTATTGATGAGTAAAACGGATCGGGAAAAAACCATGAGAAAAACATTTAAGGTTCAACATTCTGATCCAGGCCAAAAAGCATTCTGGCATTGGCTGTTGTGACTTCTGCCACATGTTCCGCCGTCGTTCCCTTCACTTCTGCCAGTTTTTCGGCAATCAGGGGAAGGTATGCACTTTCATTTCTTTTTCCCCTGTAAGGCACGGGTGCAAGAAAAGGGGAATCGGTTTCCAGCAGGATATGTTCAATGCTCACCTGGCTGACCACACTGGCCAGGGATGATTTCTGAAAGGTGAGCACGCCGCCGATGCCAAGATAAA
The sequence above is drawn from the Bacteroidales bacterium genome and encodes:
- a CDS encoding type I asparaginase, which encodes MVFSRSVLLINTGGTIGMVKDPDTGALKPVDFVQLYEQIPVLKKVPVAIDSYTFDPLIDSSNMNPGNWIRVAEVIEANYEKYDGFVILHGSDTMAYSASGLSFILENLNKPVILTGSQLPLGEVRTDGRENLITSIEIASAYEDETAIVPEVAIYFENQLLRGNRTHKYNAENFNAFHSFNYPALATAGLHIRYHSNYIQKPNFKALKVHKKLDTSLVILKLFPGIYRQAVDAILHIEDLKAVVLETFGTGNAPTDEWLLSGLKEAIDRGIVIMNVTQCNGGSVIMGKYHTSVGLSRAGVISGYDITTESAVAKLMYLLGEDMSREELMILLHTPLRGEMTVGDGDKRM
- a CDS encoding biopolymer transporter ExbD encodes the protein MARKSRPRPDINASSTADIAFLLLCFFLLASNMDSDSGIFRRLPPPIDPTVTPPEIKERNIFTILVNKNDRLLVEGREGNINTLKDEAKEFLSNPGDLPNLPEKKMEFIPALGDFAISKGVISLKNDRGTSYEAYIKVQNELTKAINELRDELAKERFGIAFANLKDTAYINAVQKAVPVAIS
- a CDS encoding MotA/TolQ/ExbB proton channel family protein produces the protein MKKLVVFLTIVGLLTLGFSYVMQAQTTTPAQTETTLQAQPAASSTWHQALKEKFIEGGPGFMSFILLCLVVGLAICFERVIYLNLSTTNTRKLLNRIETTLATKGIEGAKEVCKTTRGPVASIFFQGLDKVDEGMDIVEKSIVSYGSVLAGRLEKGMSWISLFIAIAPMLGFLGTVIGMVTAFDNIEAAGDISPTIVAGGIKVALITTVFGLIVAIILQVFYNYFLSKIDSLVDDMEDSSITFVDILTKHQLSKK